One genomic window of Saccopteryx bilineata isolate mSacBil1 chromosome 4, mSacBil1_pri_phased_curated, whole genome shotgun sequence includes the following:
- the SALL2 gene encoding sal-like protein 2 isoform X3: MAHEAGRSSLLRGPCREPAELGGDASEEDHPQVCAKCCAQFTDPAEFLAHQNACSTEPPVMVIMGGQENPSNSSTSSESRPEGHSSPQVMEAEHNNPLDSGSSVPTDPTWGAERRGEESAGHFLVAATGTAAGGGGGLILASPKLGATPLPPESTPAPPPPPPPPQPPGVGSGHLNIPLILEELRVLQQRQIHQMQMTEQICRQVLLLGSLGQTVGAPASPSELPGTGTASSTKPLLPLFNPIKPVQAGKTVAPSSSTTSSSGAETPKQAFFHLYHPLGSQNPFSAGGAGRSHKPTPAPSPALPGSTDQLIASPHLAFPGTTGLLAAQCLGAARGLEATASPGLLKPKNGSGDLGYGEVMGPLEKPGGRHKCRFCAKVFGSDSALQIHLRSHTGERPYKCNVCGNRFTTRGNLKVHFHRHREKYPHVQMNPHPVPEHLDYVITSSGLPYGMSVPPEKAEEEAAMPGGVERKPLVASTTALSATESLTLLSTGAGTPAAPALPAFNKFVLMKAVEPKSKADENTPPGTEASTITGVTESGTATRMQLSKLVTSLPSWALLTNHFKSTGSFPFPYVLEPLGTSPSETSKLQQLVEKIDRQGAVAVASTASGATTTSAPAASSSASSGPNQCVICLRVLSCPRALRLHYGQHGGERPFKCKVCGRAFSTRGNLRAHFVGHKASPAARAQNSCPICQKKFTNAVSLQQHVRMHLGGQIPNGSTTLAEVGGAAQENGSEQSTVSGAGSFPQQPSQQPSPEEELSEEEEEEEEEEEDVTDEDSLAGRGSESGGEKAISVRGDSEEASGAEEEVGMVVAAATTGKEMDSNEKAVQPPLPPPPPDSLDQTQPMDQGSHDIAGGMEEGGKSERSSSPMPALTIEGGEGSSTALVEELSIQEVMRKEPGESSSRKACEVCGQTFPTQAALEEHQKAHPKEGPLLTCVFCRQGFLERATLKKHMLLAHHQVQPFAPHGPQNIAALPLVPGCSPSITSPGLSPFPRKDDPTIP; encoded by the exons ATGGCGCACGAAGCCGGGAGAAGCTCTCTTCTCAGGGGGCCCTGCAGGGAGCCTGCGGAGCTTGGAG gTGATGCTAGCGAGGAAGACCACCCCCAAGTCTGTGCCAAGTGCTGCGCACAATTCACTGACCCAGCCGAATTCCTCGCTCACCAGAATGCATGTTCTACCGAACCTCCTGTAATGGTGATTATGGGGGGCCAGGAGAACCCCAGCAACTCTTCAACCTCTTCTGAATCCCGGCCTGAGGGCCACAGTAGTCCCCAGGTCATGGAAGCAGAGCACAACAACCCCCTAGATTCCGGGTCCTCGGTTCCCACAGATCCCACCtggggggcagagaggagaggagaggagtctgCAGGGCATTTCCTGGTCGCAGCCACAGGTACTGcagctgggggaggtgggggcctGATCTTGGCCAGTCCCAAGCTGGGAGCAACCCCATTACCTCCTGAATCTACCCCTgcaccacccccacctcctcctccccctcagcCCCCAGGTGTAGGCAGTGGTCACTTGAACATCCCTCTGATATTGGAAGAGCTCCGGGTGCTGCAGCAGCGCCAGATCCATCAGATGCAAATGACTGAGCAAATCTGCAGGCAGGTACTACTGCTTGGCTCCTTAGGCCAGACAGTGGGTGCTCCTGCCAGTCCCTCAGAATTACCTGGGACAGGGACTGCCTCCTCCACCAAGCCCCTGCTTCCCCTCTTCAACCCCATCAAGCCTGTCCAAGCTGGCAAGACAGTGGCaccttcctcctccaccacctcctcctcaggGGCAGAAACACCCAAACAGGCTTTCTTTCACCTTTACCATCCGCTGGGGTCACAGAACCCTTTCTCTGCTGGAGGAGCTGGGCGAAGCCACAAACCcacacctgccccctccccagccctgcctggcagtACAGATCAGCTAATTGCATCACCTCATCTGGCATTCCCAGGCACCACGGGACTACTGGCAGCACAGTGTCTTGGGGCAGCCCGAGGCCTCGAGGCCACTGCGTCCCCAGGGCTCCTGAAGCCAAAGAACGGAAGTGGTGACCTAGGCTATGGGGAAGTGATGGGTCCCTTGGAGAAGCCCGGGGGACGGCACAAATGCCGCTTTTGTGCCAAAGTATTTGGCAGTGACAGTGCCCTGCAGATCCACCTGCGTTCACACACAGGTGAGAGGCCCTATAAGTGTAATGTCTGTGGTAACCGCTTTACCACCCGTGGCAACCTCAAAGTGCATTTTCACCGGCATCGTGAGAAGTACCCACACGTGCAGATGAACCCTCACCCAGTGCCAGAGCACCTAGACTATGTCATCACCAGCAGCGGCCTGCCCTATGGTATGTCTGTGCCACCAGAGAAGGCTGAGGAGGAGGCGGCTATGCCAGGAGGTGTGGAACGCAAGCCTCTAGTGGCCTCCACCACCGCTCTCAGCGCCACAGAGAGCCTGACACTGCTCTCCACAGGGGCAGGAACACCCGCGGCTCCTGCACTTCCTGCTTTCAATAAGTTTGTGCTCATGAAAGCAGTAGAGCCAAAGAGTAAAGCTGATGAAAATACTCCTCCAGGGACTGAGGCCTCCACCATCACAGGGGTGACTGAAAGTGGCACAGCAACTCGTATGCAGCTAAGTAAGTTGGTGACTTCACTTCCCAGCTGGGCACTGCTTACCAACCACTTTAAGTCCACGGGGAGCTTCCCCTTCCCCTATGTGCTAGAGCCCTTGGGAACCTCACCTTCTGAGACATCGAAGCTGCAGCAACTGGTAGAAAAGATTGACCGACAGGGAGCCGTGGCAGTGGCCTCTACTGCCTCAGGGGCCACGACCACCTCTGCTCCTGCAGCTTCATCTTCAGCCTCATCTGGACCTAACCAGTGTGTCATTTGCCTCCGGGTGCTGAGCTGTCCTCGAGCACTGCGCCTGCATTATGGCCAACATGGAGGTGAGCGGCCATTCAAATGCAAAGTGTGTGGCAGAGCTTTTTCCACTCGGGGCAATCTGCGTGCACATTTTGTGGGCCACAAGGCCAGTCCAGCCGCTCGGGCCCAGAACTCCTGCCCCATCTGCCAGAAGAAGTTCACCAATGCCGTTTCTCTGCAGCAGCATGTTCGGATGCACCTGGGGGGCCAGATCCCCAACGGTAGTACCACACTCGCTGAAGTTGGGGGAGCGGCCCAGGAAAATGGCTCTGAGCAATCTACAGTCTCTGGGGCAGGGAGCTTCCCCCAGCAGCCATCCCAGCAGCCATCTCCAGAAGAGGAGTTGtcggaagaggaggaggaagaggaggaagaagaagaagatgtgaCTGATGAAGATTCTCTGGCAGGAAGAGGCTCAGAGAGTGGAGGTGAGAAAGCAATATCAGTGCGAGGTGATTCTGAAGAGgcatctggggcagaggaggAAGTAGGGATGGTGGTGGCCGCAGCCACAACTGGGAAGGAGATGGACAGTAATGAGAAAGCAGTTCAACCtcctctgccaccaccaccaccagacaGCCTGGATCAAACACAGCCGATGGATCAGGGAAGCCATGATATTGCAGGAGGCATGGAAGAGGGAGGCAAATCAGAGAGGAGCTCAAGCCCAATGCCAGCACTCACCATCGAAGGGGGGGAAGGCAGCAGCACCGCCTTGGTGGAGGAGCTGAGCATACAGGAAGTTATGAGAAAAGAGCCAGGAGAAAGCAGTAGCAGAAAGGCCTGTGAGGTGTGTGGCCAGACCTTTCCCACTCAGGCAGCTCTGGAGGAGCATCAGAAGGCCCATCCCAAGGAGGGGCCACTCCTCACTTGTGTTTTCTGCAGGCAGGGCTTTCTCGAGCGggctaccctcaagaagcatatGCTGCTGGCTCACCACCAGGTACAGCCCTTTGCCCCTCATGGCCCTCAGAATATTGCTGCTCTTCCCTTGGTCCCAGGCTGTTCACCCTCCATCACTTCCCCAGGGCTCTCCCCCTTTCCCCGAAAAGATGACCCTACAATCCCATGA
- the SALL2 gene encoding sal-like protein 2 isoform X2 yields MSRRKQRKPQQLISDCEGPSATDNGDASEEDHPQVCAKCCAQFTDPAEFLAHQNACSTEPPVMVIMGGQENPSNSSTSSESRPEGHSSPQVMEAEHNNPLDSGSSVPTDPTWGAERRGEESAGHFLVAATGTAAGGGGGLILASPKLGATPLPPESTPAPPPPPPPPQPPGVGSGHLNIPLILEELRVLQQRQIHQMQMTEQICRQVLLLGSLGQTVGAPASPSELPGTGTASSTKPLLPLFNPIKPVQAGKTVAPSSSTTSSSGAETPKQAFFHLYHPLGSQNPFSAGGAGRSHKPTPAPSPALPGSTDQLIASPHLAFPGTTGLLAAQCLGAARGLEATASPGLLKPKNGSGDLGYGEVMGPLEKPGGRHKCRFCAKVFGSDSALQIHLRSHTGERPYKCNVCGNRFTTRGNLKVHFHRHREKYPHVQMNPHPVPEHLDYVITSSGLPYGMSVPPEKAEEEAAMPGGVERKPLVASTTALSATESLTLLSTGAGTPAAPALPAFNKFVLMKAVEPKSKADENTPPGTEASTITGVTESGTATRMQLSKLVTSLPSWALLTNHFKSTGSFPFPYVLEPLGTSPSETSKLQQLVEKIDRQGAVAVASTASGATTTSAPAASSSASSGPNQCVICLRVLSCPRALRLHYGQHGGERPFKCKVCGRAFSTRGNLRAHFVGHKASPAARAQNSCPICQKKFTNAVSLQQHVRMHLGGQIPNGSTTLAEVGGAAQENGSEQSTVSGAGSFPQQPSQQPSPEEELSEEEEEEEEEEEDVTDEDSLAGRGSESGGEKAISVRGDSEEASGAEEEVGMVVAAATTGKEMDSNEKAVQPPLPPPPPDSLDQTQPMDQGSHDIAGGMEEGGKSERSSSPMPALTIEGGEGSSTALVEELSIQEVMRKEPGESSSRKACEVCGQTFPTQAALEEHQKAHPKEGPLLTCVFCRQGFLERATLKKHMLLAHHQVQPFAPHGPQNIAALPLVPGCSPSITSPGLSPFPRKDDPTIP; encoded by the exons ATGTCTAGGCGAAAGCAACGGAAACCCCAACAGTTAATATCGGACTGCGAAGGTCCCAGCGCGACTGACAACG gTGATGCTAGCGAGGAAGACCACCCCCAAGTCTGTGCCAAGTGCTGCGCACAATTCACTGACCCAGCCGAATTCCTCGCTCACCAGAATGCATGTTCTACCGAACCTCCTGTAATGGTGATTATGGGGGGCCAGGAGAACCCCAGCAACTCTTCAACCTCTTCTGAATCCCGGCCTGAGGGCCACAGTAGTCCCCAGGTCATGGAAGCAGAGCACAACAACCCCCTAGATTCCGGGTCCTCGGTTCCCACAGATCCCACCtggggggcagagaggagaggagaggagtctgCAGGGCATTTCCTGGTCGCAGCCACAGGTACTGcagctgggggaggtgggggcctGATCTTGGCCAGTCCCAAGCTGGGAGCAACCCCATTACCTCCTGAATCTACCCCTgcaccacccccacctcctcctccccctcagcCCCCAGGTGTAGGCAGTGGTCACTTGAACATCCCTCTGATATTGGAAGAGCTCCGGGTGCTGCAGCAGCGCCAGATCCATCAGATGCAAATGACTGAGCAAATCTGCAGGCAGGTACTACTGCTTGGCTCCTTAGGCCAGACAGTGGGTGCTCCTGCCAGTCCCTCAGAATTACCTGGGACAGGGACTGCCTCCTCCACCAAGCCCCTGCTTCCCCTCTTCAACCCCATCAAGCCTGTCCAAGCTGGCAAGACAGTGGCaccttcctcctccaccacctcctcctcaggGGCAGAAACACCCAAACAGGCTTTCTTTCACCTTTACCATCCGCTGGGGTCACAGAACCCTTTCTCTGCTGGAGGAGCTGGGCGAAGCCACAAACCcacacctgccccctccccagccctgcctggcagtACAGATCAGCTAATTGCATCACCTCATCTGGCATTCCCAGGCACCACGGGACTACTGGCAGCACAGTGTCTTGGGGCAGCCCGAGGCCTCGAGGCCACTGCGTCCCCAGGGCTCCTGAAGCCAAAGAACGGAAGTGGTGACCTAGGCTATGGGGAAGTGATGGGTCCCTTGGAGAAGCCCGGGGGACGGCACAAATGCCGCTTTTGTGCCAAAGTATTTGGCAGTGACAGTGCCCTGCAGATCCACCTGCGTTCACACACAGGTGAGAGGCCCTATAAGTGTAATGTCTGTGGTAACCGCTTTACCACCCGTGGCAACCTCAAAGTGCATTTTCACCGGCATCGTGAGAAGTACCCACACGTGCAGATGAACCCTCACCCAGTGCCAGAGCACCTAGACTATGTCATCACCAGCAGCGGCCTGCCCTATGGTATGTCTGTGCCACCAGAGAAGGCTGAGGAGGAGGCGGCTATGCCAGGAGGTGTGGAACGCAAGCCTCTAGTGGCCTCCACCACCGCTCTCAGCGCCACAGAGAGCCTGACACTGCTCTCCACAGGGGCAGGAACACCCGCGGCTCCTGCACTTCCTGCTTTCAATAAGTTTGTGCTCATGAAAGCAGTAGAGCCAAAGAGTAAAGCTGATGAAAATACTCCTCCAGGGACTGAGGCCTCCACCATCACAGGGGTGACTGAAAGTGGCACAGCAACTCGTATGCAGCTAAGTAAGTTGGTGACTTCACTTCCCAGCTGGGCACTGCTTACCAACCACTTTAAGTCCACGGGGAGCTTCCCCTTCCCCTATGTGCTAGAGCCCTTGGGAACCTCACCTTCTGAGACATCGAAGCTGCAGCAACTGGTAGAAAAGATTGACCGACAGGGAGCCGTGGCAGTGGCCTCTACTGCCTCAGGGGCCACGACCACCTCTGCTCCTGCAGCTTCATCTTCAGCCTCATCTGGACCTAACCAGTGTGTCATTTGCCTCCGGGTGCTGAGCTGTCCTCGAGCACTGCGCCTGCATTATGGCCAACATGGAGGTGAGCGGCCATTCAAATGCAAAGTGTGTGGCAGAGCTTTTTCCACTCGGGGCAATCTGCGTGCACATTTTGTGGGCCACAAGGCCAGTCCAGCCGCTCGGGCCCAGAACTCCTGCCCCATCTGCCAGAAGAAGTTCACCAATGCCGTTTCTCTGCAGCAGCATGTTCGGATGCACCTGGGGGGCCAGATCCCCAACGGTAGTACCACACTCGCTGAAGTTGGGGGAGCGGCCCAGGAAAATGGCTCTGAGCAATCTACAGTCTCTGGGGCAGGGAGCTTCCCCCAGCAGCCATCCCAGCAGCCATCTCCAGAAGAGGAGTTGtcggaagaggaggaggaagaggaggaagaagaagaagatgtgaCTGATGAAGATTCTCTGGCAGGAAGAGGCTCAGAGAGTGGAGGTGAGAAAGCAATATCAGTGCGAGGTGATTCTGAAGAGgcatctggggcagaggaggAAGTAGGGATGGTGGTGGCCGCAGCCACAACTGGGAAGGAGATGGACAGTAATGAGAAAGCAGTTCAACCtcctctgccaccaccaccaccagacaGCCTGGATCAAACACAGCCGATGGATCAGGGAAGCCATGATATTGCAGGAGGCATGGAAGAGGGAGGCAAATCAGAGAGGAGCTCAAGCCCAATGCCAGCACTCACCATCGAAGGGGGGGAAGGCAGCAGCACCGCCTTGGTGGAGGAGCTGAGCATACAGGAAGTTATGAGAAAAGAGCCAGGAGAAAGCAGTAGCAGAAAGGCCTGTGAGGTGTGTGGCCAGACCTTTCCCACTCAGGCAGCTCTGGAGGAGCATCAGAAGGCCCATCCCAAGGAGGGGCCACTCCTCACTTGTGTTTTCTGCAGGCAGGGCTTTCTCGAGCGggctaccctcaagaagcatatGCTGCTGGCTCACCACCAGGTACAGCCCTTTGCCCCTCATGGCCCTCAGAATATTGCTGCTCTTCCCTTGGTCCCAGGCTGTTCACCCTCCATCACTTCCCCAGGGCTCTCCCCCTTTCCCCGAAAAGATGACCCTACAATCCCATGA
- the SALL2 gene encoding sal-like protein 2 isoform X1 yields MAHEAGRSSLLRGPCREPAELGGAVGPGPGKGDASEEDHPQVCAKCCAQFTDPAEFLAHQNACSTEPPVMVIMGGQENPSNSSTSSESRPEGHSSPQVMEAEHNNPLDSGSSVPTDPTWGAERRGEESAGHFLVAATGTAAGGGGGLILASPKLGATPLPPESTPAPPPPPPPPQPPGVGSGHLNIPLILEELRVLQQRQIHQMQMTEQICRQVLLLGSLGQTVGAPASPSELPGTGTASSTKPLLPLFNPIKPVQAGKTVAPSSSTTSSSGAETPKQAFFHLYHPLGSQNPFSAGGAGRSHKPTPAPSPALPGSTDQLIASPHLAFPGTTGLLAAQCLGAARGLEATASPGLLKPKNGSGDLGYGEVMGPLEKPGGRHKCRFCAKVFGSDSALQIHLRSHTGERPYKCNVCGNRFTTRGNLKVHFHRHREKYPHVQMNPHPVPEHLDYVITSSGLPYGMSVPPEKAEEEAAMPGGVERKPLVASTTALSATESLTLLSTGAGTPAAPALPAFNKFVLMKAVEPKSKADENTPPGTEASTITGVTESGTATRMQLSKLVTSLPSWALLTNHFKSTGSFPFPYVLEPLGTSPSETSKLQQLVEKIDRQGAVAVASTASGATTTSAPAASSSASSGPNQCVICLRVLSCPRALRLHYGQHGGERPFKCKVCGRAFSTRGNLRAHFVGHKASPAARAQNSCPICQKKFTNAVSLQQHVRMHLGGQIPNGSTTLAEVGGAAQENGSEQSTVSGAGSFPQQPSQQPSPEEELSEEEEEEEEEEEDVTDEDSLAGRGSESGGEKAISVRGDSEEASGAEEEVGMVVAAATTGKEMDSNEKAVQPPLPPPPPDSLDQTQPMDQGSHDIAGGMEEGGKSERSSSPMPALTIEGGEGSSTALVEELSIQEVMRKEPGESSSRKACEVCGQTFPTQAALEEHQKAHPKEGPLLTCVFCRQGFLERATLKKHMLLAHHQVQPFAPHGPQNIAALPLVPGCSPSITSPGLSPFPRKDDPTIP; encoded by the exons ATGGCGCACGAAGCCGGGAGAAGCTCTCTTCTCAGGGGGCCCTGCAGGGAGCCTGCGGAGCTTGGAGGTGCAGTAGGGCCCGGCCCGGGCAAAG gTGATGCTAGCGAGGAAGACCACCCCCAAGTCTGTGCCAAGTGCTGCGCACAATTCACTGACCCAGCCGAATTCCTCGCTCACCAGAATGCATGTTCTACCGAACCTCCTGTAATGGTGATTATGGGGGGCCAGGAGAACCCCAGCAACTCTTCAACCTCTTCTGAATCCCGGCCTGAGGGCCACAGTAGTCCCCAGGTCATGGAAGCAGAGCACAACAACCCCCTAGATTCCGGGTCCTCGGTTCCCACAGATCCCACCtggggggcagagaggagaggagaggagtctgCAGGGCATTTCCTGGTCGCAGCCACAGGTACTGcagctgggggaggtgggggcctGATCTTGGCCAGTCCCAAGCTGGGAGCAACCCCATTACCTCCTGAATCTACCCCTgcaccacccccacctcctcctccccctcagcCCCCAGGTGTAGGCAGTGGTCACTTGAACATCCCTCTGATATTGGAAGAGCTCCGGGTGCTGCAGCAGCGCCAGATCCATCAGATGCAAATGACTGAGCAAATCTGCAGGCAGGTACTACTGCTTGGCTCCTTAGGCCAGACAGTGGGTGCTCCTGCCAGTCCCTCAGAATTACCTGGGACAGGGACTGCCTCCTCCACCAAGCCCCTGCTTCCCCTCTTCAACCCCATCAAGCCTGTCCAAGCTGGCAAGACAGTGGCaccttcctcctccaccacctcctcctcaggGGCAGAAACACCCAAACAGGCTTTCTTTCACCTTTACCATCCGCTGGGGTCACAGAACCCTTTCTCTGCTGGAGGAGCTGGGCGAAGCCACAAACCcacacctgccccctccccagccctgcctggcagtACAGATCAGCTAATTGCATCACCTCATCTGGCATTCCCAGGCACCACGGGACTACTGGCAGCACAGTGTCTTGGGGCAGCCCGAGGCCTCGAGGCCACTGCGTCCCCAGGGCTCCTGAAGCCAAAGAACGGAAGTGGTGACCTAGGCTATGGGGAAGTGATGGGTCCCTTGGAGAAGCCCGGGGGACGGCACAAATGCCGCTTTTGTGCCAAAGTATTTGGCAGTGACAGTGCCCTGCAGATCCACCTGCGTTCACACACAGGTGAGAGGCCCTATAAGTGTAATGTCTGTGGTAACCGCTTTACCACCCGTGGCAACCTCAAAGTGCATTTTCACCGGCATCGTGAGAAGTACCCACACGTGCAGATGAACCCTCACCCAGTGCCAGAGCACCTAGACTATGTCATCACCAGCAGCGGCCTGCCCTATGGTATGTCTGTGCCACCAGAGAAGGCTGAGGAGGAGGCGGCTATGCCAGGAGGTGTGGAACGCAAGCCTCTAGTGGCCTCCACCACCGCTCTCAGCGCCACAGAGAGCCTGACACTGCTCTCCACAGGGGCAGGAACACCCGCGGCTCCTGCACTTCCTGCTTTCAATAAGTTTGTGCTCATGAAAGCAGTAGAGCCAAAGAGTAAAGCTGATGAAAATACTCCTCCAGGGACTGAGGCCTCCACCATCACAGGGGTGACTGAAAGTGGCACAGCAACTCGTATGCAGCTAAGTAAGTTGGTGACTTCACTTCCCAGCTGGGCACTGCTTACCAACCACTTTAAGTCCACGGGGAGCTTCCCCTTCCCCTATGTGCTAGAGCCCTTGGGAACCTCACCTTCTGAGACATCGAAGCTGCAGCAACTGGTAGAAAAGATTGACCGACAGGGAGCCGTGGCAGTGGCCTCTACTGCCTCAGGGGCCACGACCACCTCTGCTCCTGCAGCTTCATCTTCAGCCTCATCTGGACCTAACCAGTGTGTCATTTGCCTCCGGGTGCTGAGCTGTCCTCGAGCACTGCGCCTGCATTATGGCCAACATGGAGGTGAGCGGCCATTCAAATGCAAAGTGTGTGGCAGAGCTTTTTCCACTCGGGGCAATCTGCGTGCACATTTTGTGGGCCACAAGGCCAGTCCAGCCGCTCGGGCCCAGAACTCCTGCCCCATCTGCCAGAAGAAGTTCACCAATGCCGTTTCTCTGCAGCAGCATGTTCGGATGCACCTGGGGGGCCAGATCCCCAACGGTAGTACCACACTCGCTGAAGTTGGGGGAGCGGCCCAGGAAAATGGCTCTGAGCAATCTACAGTCTCTGGGGCAGGGAGCTTCCCCCAGCAGCCATCCCAGCAGCCATCTCCAGAAGAGGAGTTGtcggaagaggaggaggaagaggaggaagaagaagaagatgtgaCTGATGAAGATTCTCTGGCAGGAAGAGGCTCAGAGAGTGGAGGTGAGAAAGCAATATCAGTGCGAGGTGATTCTGAAGAGgcatctggggcagaggaggAAGTAGGGATGGTGGTGGCCGCAGCCACAACTGGGAAGGAGATGGACAGTAATGAGAAAGCAGTTCAACCtcctctgccaccaccaccaccagacaGCCTGGATCAAACACAGCCGATGGATCAGGGAAGCCATGATATTGCAGGAGGCATGGAAGAGGGAGGCAAATCAGAGAGGAGCTCAAGCCCAATGCCAGCACTCACCATCGAAGGGGGGGAAGGCAGCAGCACCGCCTTGGTGGAGGAGCTGAGCATACAGGAAGTTATGAGAAAAGAGCCAGGAGAAAGCAGTAGCAGAAAGGCCTGTGAGGTGTGTGGCCAGACCTTTCCCACTCAGGCAGCTCTGGAGGAGCATCAGAAGGCCCATCCCAAGGAGGGGCCACTCCTCACTTGTGTTTTCTGCAGGCAGGGCTTTCTCGAGCGggctaccctcaagaagcatatGCTGCTGGCTCACCACCAGGTACAGCCCTTTGCCCCTCATGGCCCTCAGAATATTGCTGCTCTTCCCTTGGTCCCAGGCTGTTCACCCTCCATCACTTCCCCAGGGCTCTCCCCCTTTCCCCGAAAAGATGACCCTACAATCCCATGA